From Juglans regia cultivar Chandler chromosome 6, Walnut 2.0, whole genome shotgun sequence, the proteins below share one genomic window:
- the LOC109017948 gene encoding WUSCHEL-related homeobox 4-like: protein MGSSMKVHQFARGFWPEHEPSLTLGCKRLRSLAPKLANTVDSTTTTAGVAAFDLKSFIKPESGPRSKFGSFDEKRDSPQVETHPGGTRWNPTQEQIGILEMLYKGGMRTPNAQQIEQITAQLGKYGKIEGKNVFYWFQNHKARERQKQKRSSLGLGHCPRTPVPITTITLETRGGFERDQEVSPYKRKCRSWASESLEEEDQSKSCTDQEGDRTLELFPLHPEGR, encoded by the exons ATGGGAAGCAGCATGAAGGTACATCAGTTCGCACGTGGATTCTGGCCGGAGCACGAACCCTCCCTCACGCTTGGTTGCAAGCGCTTACGCTCTCTTGCTCCCAAGCTGGCTAATACCGTCGACAGTACTACTACAACTGCTGGTGTTGCGGCTTTTGATCTCAAGAGCTTCATCAAGCCTGAAAGTGGCCCCAGATCAAAGTTCGGTTCCTTTGACGAGAAGCGAGATTCACCCCAG GTGGAAACGCACCCAGGAGGGACGCGGTGGAATCCAACGCAGGAACAGATAGGGATATTGGAGATGCTGTACAAGGGCGGCATGCGCACTCCTAATGCACAGCAAATAGAACAAATCACCGCGCAGCTTGGGAAGTACGGCAAGATCGAAGGGAAGAATGTGTTTTATTggtttcaaaatcacaaagcCAGAGAGAGGCAGAAGCAGAAGCGCAGCAGTCTTGGTCTTGGCCATTGTCCGAGAACTCCGGTCCCCATCACCACTATCACTTTGGAGACCAGG GGGGGATTTGAAAGAGATCAGGAAGTTAGTccatacaaaagaaaatgcagAAGCTGGGCATCCGAAAgcttagaagaagaagatcaaagcAAGTCATGTACAGATCAGGAGGGAGATAGAACTCTGGAGCTCTTCCCATTACACCCGGAAGGCAGATGA